In Acidovorax sp. GBBC 1281, a single window of DNA contains:
- a CDS encoding sensor histidine kinase, translating into MTDDHSVPRTPQQARASRWALGVGVAIMCAIGLVLLFLLTVATNNRALYERNYAWLFGLNVLVAVLLLAVLVWVVVRLAVRLRRGRFGSRLLVKLAGIFAVVGLLPGLLIYVVSYQFVSRSIESWFDVKVEGALSAGVSLARVTLDTIASDMAMQTRTASSQLAQVPDAAAGVVLERIRDQLGASDVVLFSTAGQPVASAGQSRFDLSPERPSAQLLRNARQQRATFQIEGLDDIADPAAVQNARVKTLVAVGNASVGLLVEPRYLQATLRLPQVLVSNAIAVQEANREYQERALAREGLRRMYIGTLTLSLFLAVFGAVLLAVLLGRQLARPLLVLAEGVREVASGNLSPKAVLQGNDELGGLTRSFAVMTQQLSDARTAVEHSMGEVDAARAHLQTILDNLTAGVIVLDAEGRIRSTNPGATRILRAPMAAFEGRPLADVPGLAEFASAVQGHFEAFLGDREQHGLDHWQHSFDLYGSPASGVAANGTSLVARGAELPNALRLLVFDDISEIVSAQRAQAWGEVARRLAHEIKNPLTPIQLSAERLEMKLSGKLPDAEQAVLTKSVRTIVDQVDAMKRLVNEFRDYARLPAAELHALDLNALVTDVLQLYGAENATVPVEAELDPRCPEIAGDAQQLRQVIHNLLQNAQDASEPTRERGGAAGAPVRITTRWSQSSRRVRLTVTDSGTGFPNHILQRAFEPYVTTKPRGTGLGLAVVKKIADEHGARVDLVNRVEEGVVLGAQVSLSFAPGHVVAH; encoded by the coding sequence ATGACCGACGACCACAGCGTTCCCCGCACGCCCCAGCAGGCCCGTGCCTCCCGCTGGGCCCTGGGCGTGGGCGTGGCGATTATGTGCGCGATCGGGCTGGTGCTGCTTTTCCTGCTCACCGTCGCCACCAACAACCGCGCGCTGTACGAGCGCAACTACGCCTGGCTGTTCGGCCTGAACGTCCTGGTGGCCGTGCTGCTGCTCGCCGTGCTGGTGTGGGTCGTCGTGCGCCTGGCGGTGCGGCTGCGGCGGGGGCGCTTCGGCAGCCGCCTGCTGGTCAAGCTGGCGGGCATCTTTGCGGTCGTGGGACTGCTGCCCGGCCTGCTGATCTACGTGGTGTCCTACCAATTCGTATCGCGCTCCATCGAAAGCTGGTTCGACGTGAAGGTGGAGGGCGCCCTGTCCGCCGGCGTCAGCTTGGCCCGGGTGACGCTGGATACCATCGCCAGCGACATGGCCATGCAAACACGCACCGCCAGCAGCCAACTGGCGCAGGTGCCCGACGCGGCGGCCGGCGTGGTGCTTGAACGCATCCGCGACCAGTTGGGGGCCAGCGACGTGGTGCTGTTCAGCACGGCGGGCCAGCCGGTCGCCAGCGCCGGGCAATCCCGGTTCGATCTCAGCCCCGAACGGCCCAGCGCCCAGTTGCTGCGCAACGCGCGCCAGCAGCGCGCCACCTTCCAGATCGAGGGGCTGGACGACATTGCCGACCCTGCTGCCGTGCAGAACGCCCGGGTCAAGACCCTCGTGGCCGTCGGCAACGCCAGCGTGGGGCTCCTGGTGGAGCCACGCTACCTGCAGGCCACGCTGCGGCTACCGCAGGTGCTGGTGTCCAACGCCATCGCCGTGCAGGAGGCCAACCGGGAGTACCAGGAGCGCGCCCTGGCCCGCGAGGGGCTGCGGCGCATGTACATCGGCACGCTCACCCTGAGCCTGTTCCTGGCCGTCTTCGGGGCCGTGCTGCTCGCCGTGCTGCTGGGCCGTCAACTGGCACGCCCCCTGCTGGTGCTGGCCGAAGGCGTGCGCGAGGTCGCATCGGGCAACCTGAGCCCCAAGGCCGTGCTGCAGGGCAACGACGAATTGGGCGGGCTGACCCGGTCCTTCGCCGTCATGACCCAGCAGTTGTCCGACGCCCGCACCGCCGTCGAGCACAGCATGGGCGAGGTCGATGCGGCGCGGGCCCACTTGCAGACCATTCTGGACAACCTCACCGCGGGCGTGATCGTGCTGGACGCCGAGGGGCGCATCCGCTCCACCAACCCCGGCGCCACCCGCATCCTGCGGGCCCCGATGGCCGCCTTCGAAGGCCGGCCGCTGGCCGACGTGCCCGGGCTGGCCGAATTCGCCAGTGCCGTGCAGGGCCACTTCGAGGCCTTCCTGGGCGACCGCGAGCAGCATGGGCTGGACCACTGGCAGCATTCCTTCGATCTTTACGGCTCGCCCGCCTCGGGCGTGGCCGCCAACGGCACCAGCCTGGTGGCCCGGGGGGCGGAGCTGCCCAACGCGTTGCGCCTTCTGGTTTTCGACGACATCTCCGAAATCGTCTCGGCCCAGCGTGCACAGGCCTGGGGCGAAGTCGCCCGGCGCCTGGCCCATGAAATTAAGAACCCGCTCACGCCGATCCAGCTGTCCGCCGAGCGCCTGGAGATGAAGCTCTCCGGCAAGCTGCCGGATGCCGAGCAAGCCGTGCTGACCAAATCTGTGCGCACTATCGTCGATCAGGTGGATGCGATGAAGCGGCTGGTCAACGAGTTTCGCGACTATGCCCGCTTGCCCGCAGCGGAGCTGCATGCGCTCGACCTGAACGCCCTCGTCACCGACGTGCTGCAGCTCTACGGCGCCGAGAACGCGACCGTGCCCGTGGAGGCCGAACTCGATCCCCGTTGCCCCGAGATCGCGGGCGATGCCCAGCAACTGCGCCAGGTCATCCACAACCTGCTGCAAAACGCGCAGGACGCCAGCGAGCCCACCCGTGAGCGGGGCGGGGCCGCCGGCGCACCCGTGCGCATCACCACGCGCTGGAGCCAGTCGTCGCGGCGCGTGCGGCTGACGGTGACCGACAGCGGAACGGGATTTCCCAACCACATCCTTCAGCGCGCCTTCGAACCGTATGTAACCACCAAGCCGCGGGGCACTGGCCTGGGACTTGCTGTAGTGAAAAAGATCGCCGACGAGCATGGGGCCCGTGTCGATCTTGTCAATCGGGTGGAAGAAGGGGTGGTGCTCGGCGCGCAAGTGTCGCTATCATTCGCCCCTGGCCACGTGGTGGCACATTAA
- a CDS encoding response regulator: MANILVVDDELGIRDLLSEILNDEGHSVDLAENATQARAARAANAYDLVLLDIWMPDTDGVSLLKEWAMAGTLTMPVIMMSGHATIDTAVEATRIGAFSFLEKPITMQKLLKAVEQGLARSAAQPAASAAATTAVATPPPATAATPAAPDTQGAPVAALPVVTKDPGPHAHQGFDLDRPLREARDGFEKAYFEFHLAREGGSMTRVAEKTGLERTHLYRKLRQLGVDLGRGKRN, from the coding sequence ATGGCAAACATTCTGGTGGTCGACGACGAACTGGGCATCCGTGACCTGTTGTCGGAAATTCTGAACGATGAAGGGCACAGCGTGGACCTCGCAGAGAACGCCACGCAGGCCCGTGCCGCCCGTGCCGCCAATGCGTACGACCTCGTGCTCCTCGATATCTGGATGCCCGATACCGATGGCGTCTCGCTCCTCAAGGAATGGGCCATGGCCGGCACGCTGACCATGCCCGTCATCATGATGAGCGGCCACGCCACCATCGACACCGCGGTCGAAGCCACCCGCATCGGCGCCTTCTCCTTCCTGGAAAAGCCCATCACGATGCAGAAGCTGCTCAAGGCGGTCGAACAGGGACTGGCGCGCAGCGCCGCCCAGCCGGCGGCATCGGCGGCCGCCACCACGGCAGTCGCCACGCCCCCACCCGCTACTGCCGCGACCCCTGCCGCCCCCGATACCCAGGGCGCTCCGGTGGCGGCCTTGCCCGTGGTGACCAAAGACCCCGGCCCGCATGCGCACCAGGGCTTCGATCTGGACCGGCCGCTGCGTGAAGCCCGCGACGGGTTCGAGAAGGCGTACTTCGAATTCCACTTGGCGCGCGAAGGCGGCTCCATGACGCGCGTGGCCGAAAAAACGGGCCTGGAGCGCACCCACCTGTACCGCAAGCTGCGCCAGCTCGGGGTGGACTTGGGCCGCGGCAAACGCAATTAA
- a CDS encoding cupin domain-containing protein — protein sequence MAEPHAPIPATFEDFEREALAKGYEQALVRTWAPQQIVQEHRHDFHASALVVAGEMWLTQSGTTRHLVPGDTFELDRLEPHEERYGPDGATYWVARRSSAA from the coding sequence ATGGCCGAGCCACATGCCCCCATTCCCGCGACCTTCGAAGACTTCGAGCGCGAGGCGCTGGCGAAAGGCTACGAGCAAGCACTCGTTCGCACCTGGGCCCCGCAGCAAATCGTGCAGGAGCATCGGCACGATTTTCATGCGAGTGCCTTGGTGGTGGCGGGCGAGATGTGGCTGACGCAGTCGGGCACCACGCGCCATCTGGTGCCTGGTGATACGTTCGAACTGGATCGGTTGGAACCGCACGAGGAGCGTTACGGCCCGGATGGGGCCACGTACTGGGTGGCGCGGCGGTCGAGTGCGGCTTGA
- a CDS encoding alpha/beta fold hydrolase — MPKLQTESSARHPVEIHYEDYGQGAPVVLIHGWPLSGRSWEAQIPALVEAGYRVIAYDRRGFGASSQPWEGYDYDTFAKDLDALMTGLDLTGATLVGFSMGGGELARYIAKYGSQRVAKLVFAGAVPPYLYKSADNPEGGLDDATIAQFQEGVKQDRMAFLENFTHNFFSVDGKLKVSEEQRQYARDIAAMASPKGTLDCIEAFGKTDFREDLKSVKVPTLVLHGDADAIVPLEVSGARTHKAIPGSVLKVIVGAPHGFNLSHAQEFNAALIEFLKS; from the coding sequence ATGCCCAAGCTCCAAACCGAATCCAGCGCCCGCCATCCCGTCGAGATCCACTACGAAGATTACGGGCAGGGCGCCCCCGTCGTGCTCATCCATGGCTGGCCCCTGAGCGGACGCTCGTGGGAAGCCCAGATCCCAGCCCTGGTCGAAGCGGGCTACCGCGTGATCGCCTATGACCGCCGCGGCTTCGGCGCATCGTCGCAACCCTGGGAGGGCTACGACTACGACACCTTCGCGAAAGACCTCGATGCGCTGATGACCGGGCTCGATCTCACGGGCGCCACGCTGGTCGGCTTCTCGATGGGCGGCGGCGAACTCGCGCGGTACATCGCGAAATACGGCAGCCAGCGCGTGGCCAAGCTGGTCTTCGCGGGCGCCGTTCCGCCCTACCTCTACAAGAGCGCCGACAACCCGGAGGGCGGACTGGACGACGCGACGATTGCGCAATTCCAGGAAGGCGTCAAACAAGACCGGATGGCGTTCCTGGAAAACTTCACGCACAACTTCTTCAGCGTGGACGGCAAGCTCAAAGTCAGCGAGGAACAGCGCCAGTACGCCCGCGACATCGCCGCCATGGCATCGCCCAAGGGCACGCTCGACTGCATCGAAGCCTTCGGCAAAACCGACTTCCGCGAAGACCTGAAAAGCGTGAAGGTTCCAACGCTGGTCCTCCACGGCGATGCCGACGCCATCGTGCCGCTGGAAGTGAGCGGAGCCCGCACCCACAAGGCGATTCCTGGCAGCGTACTCAAGGTCATCGTCGGGGCGCCGCATGGATTCAACCTGTCGCATGCGCAGGAATTCAATGCCGCGTTGATCGAATTCCTGAAAAGCTGA